The following coding sequences are from one Eucalyptus grandis isolate ANBG69807.140 chromosome 11, ASM1654582v1, whole genome shotgun sequence window:
- the LOC104424712 gene encoding E3 ubiquitin-protein ligase COP1 translates to MEEVSTGALVPAVKPEPVSSSATVAAAALPPAAAPPPPPEVAGDAAAAGASAAEQLDRDFLCPICMQVIKDAFLTSCGHSFCYMCITTHLRNKNDCPCCGHFLNSHQIFPNFMLDKLLKKTSARQVSKTASPIEHFRVALQQGCPVSIKELDSLLVFLAEKKRKMEQEEAERNMQILLDFLHCLRKQKVEELHEIQNDLQYIKEDINSVERHRIELYRARDRYSVKLRMLGDDHSMRKPWPSSMEKTPSGFTSSNISTRGNLSSGSLQSKKMETKAQVSSHGLQRKDTLSGSDSQHMNQSSLSVTRKKRVHAQFTDLQECYLQKRRQLANQPHFQDEKDKNVIHREGYNAGLAHFQSVLSTFTRYSRLRVIAELRHEDLFHTANIVSSIEFDRDDELFATAGVSRRIKVFDFSTVVNEPTDVHCPVVEMTTRSKLSCLSWNKYAKNHIASSDYEGIVTVWDVDTRQSLMEYEEHEKRAWSVDFSRTEPSMLVSGSDDCKVKVWCTRQEASVLNIDMKANICCVKYNPGSSNHIAVGSADHHIHYYDLRNISQPLHVFTGHRKAVSYVKFLSNNELASASTDSTLRLWDVKENLPVRTFRGHTNEKNFVGLTVNSEYIACGSETNEVYVYHKEISKHVTSHKFGSPDPDDPDDDAGSYFISAVCWKSDSPTMLTANSQGTIKVLVLAA, encoded by the exons ATGGAGGAAGTGTCCACCGGGGCTCTGGTCCCGGCGGTGAAGCCCGAGCCGGTCTCCTCGTCGGCGACCgtggccgccgccgccctcccccctgccgccgcgccgccgccgccgccggaggtcgccggggACGCGGCCGCCGCGGGGGCCTCCGCCGCCGAGCAGCTCGACAGGGACTTCCTGTGCCCGATTTGCATGCAGGTGATCAAGGACGCGTTCCTGACGTCGTGCGGGCACAGCTTCTGCTACATGTGCATCACCACTCACCTCCGCAACAAGAACGATTGCCCCTGCTGCGGCCATTTCCTCAACAGCCACCAGATTTTCCCCAATTTCATGCTCGATAAG CTATTGAAGAAGACTTCTGCTCGGCAAGTATCAAAAACTGCATCTCCCATTGAACATTTTCGTGTGGCGCTGCAACAG GGTTGTCCAGTGTCAATCAAGGAGCTAGATAGCCTTCTCGTGTTTCTtgcagagaagaagagaaaaatggaaCAAGAGGAAGCCGAGAGAAATATGCAAATTCTTCTTgacttcttgcattgcttgagGAAGCAAAAAGTTGAAGAGTTGCATGAG ATACAAAATGATCTCCAGTATATCAAGGAGGATATTAATTCTGTGGAGAGACATAGGATAGAGTTATATCGGGCAAGGGACAGGTACTCTGTGAAGCTGAGGATGCTTGGAGATGATCATAGCATGAGAAAGCCGTGGCCTTCGTCAATGGAGAAAACACCTAGTGGCTTTACCTCCAGTAACATCAGTACCCGGGGAAATTTGTCCTCTGGTAGTCTACAGAGCAAGAAAATGGAAACTAAGGCTCAAGTGAGCTCCCACGGACTACAGAGAAAGGATACTCTTAGTGGGTCTGACTCACAACACATGAATCAATCCAGTCTTTCAGTGACTAGGAAAAAGCGAGTTCATGCACAG TTTACTGATCTCCAAGAATGTTATCTACAAAAGCGACGCCAGTTGGCAAATCAACCACATTTCCAGgatgaaaaggacaaaaatgtcATACATAGGGAGGGTTATAATGCAGGTCTTGCTCATTTTCAATCTGTATTAAGCACCTTTACGCGGTACAG TCGCCTACGGGTAATTGCTGAACTTAGGCATGAGGATTTATTTCACACAGCTAATATAGTTTCAAG CATTGAATTTGATCGAGATGACGAGTTATTTGCCACTGCCGGAGTTTCCCGTCGCATAAAGGTTTTTGACTTCTCAACG GTTGTGAATGAGCCAACTGACGTTCACTGTCCTGTGGTTGAGATGACCACGAGGTCCAAGCTTAGTTGCTTGAGCTGGAATAAGTATGCCAAAAACCATATAGCAAGCAGCGACTATGAGGGAATAGTGACTGTCTGGGATGTGGATACCCGGCAG AGTTTGATGGAATATGAAGAACATGAAAAACGCGCATGGAGTGTTGATTTCTCAAGGACTGAGCCTTCGATGCTTGTATCTGGCAGCGATGATTGTAAG GTCAAGGTTTGGTGCACACGGCAGGAAGCTAGCGTGCTAAACATCGACATGAAAGCAAATATATGCTGTGTCAAATATAATCCTGGATCTAGCAACCACATAGCG GTTGGTTCAGCTGATCACCATATCCATTATTACGACTTGCGCAATATTAGCCAACCACTCCATGTATTTACGGGGCACCGTAAAGCTGTCTCATATGTGAAATTCTTGTCCAACAACGAGCTTGCTTCTGCATCCACTGACAGCACATTACGGCTATGGGATGTAAAGGAGAATTTGCCG GTTAGAACGTTTAGAGGCCACACAAACGAGAAGAACTTTGTGGGTCTAACGGTAAATAGTGAATACATTGCGTGTGGCAGCGAAACCAACGAAGTCTATGTCTACCACAAG GAAATATCAAAGCACGTCACTTCGCATAAATTTGGTTCGCCGGATCCCGACGATCCTGACGATGATGCAGGATCTTACTTCATTAGCGCCGTGTGCTGGAAAAGCGATAGCCCAACCATGCTGACTGCTAACAGCCAGGGAACAATCAAAGTATTGGTGCTGGCTGCCTGA